One genomic segment of Rhizobium viscosum includes these proteins:
- a CDS encoding LysR family transcriptional regulator, with the protein MIDKLEFFIALANEKHFGRAAEECGVSQPTLSAAIRQLEDQLGVMLVQRGSRFQGLTPEGQRVLEWARRIVGDTRTMREEMRAARKGLSGHLRLASIPTALAMLSRITTPFQERHPDVTFSIVSRNSLQVLSMLENLEIDAGITYLENEPLGRVTSVPLYAERYNLITAAGSPLSDRESVTWREVGDLRLCLLTADMQNRRIINRHLAEAGATVHPTLESNSMIVLFSHVRTGRWASIMPHNVAKSFGFPVEIRMIPIVEPEAHHLVGLVAPYREPFTPLVSALLHEARTLVEDAEL; encoded by the coding sequence ATGATCGACAAGCTGGAATTCTTCATCGCACTCGCCAACGAGAAACATTTCGGTCGTGCGGCGGAGGAATGCGGCGTTTCCCAACCCACGCTCTCGGCCGCCATTCGCCAGCTCGAAGATCAACTGGGCGTCATGCTGGTGCAGCGCGGCTCGCGCTTCCAGGGATTGACGCCGGAAGGGCAGCGCGTGCTTGAATGGGCGCGGCGCATCGTCGGTGACACGCGTACCATGCGCGAGGAAATGCGCGCCGCCCGCAAGGGCCTCTCCGGCCATCTGCGCCTGGCGTCCATTCCGACCGCACTCGCCATGCTGTCGCGAATCACCACGCCTTTTCAGGAGCGGCATCCCGACGTCACCTTCTCCATCGTTTCGCGCAATTCGCTGCAGGTGCTGAGCATGCTCGAAAATCTCGAGATCGATGCCGGAATCACCTATCTCGAAAACGAGCCGCTCGGGCGCGTCACTTCGGTGCCGCTCTATGCGGAACGCTACAATCTCATCACCGCCGCCGGCAGTCCGCTCTCGGATCGCGAGAGTGTGACATGGCGTGAAGTGGGCGATCTTCGGCTTTGCCTATTGACGGCCGACATGCAGAACCGGCGTATCATCAACCGACATTTGGCCGAAGCAGGCGCGACAGTCCATCCGACACTCGAATCGAACTCGATGATCGTGCTTTTTTCTCATGTGCGCACCGGCCGCTGGGCGAGCATAATGCCGCATAATGTCGCGAAATCATTCGGTTTTCCTGTGGAGATCCGGATGATCCCGATCGTCGAGCCGGAAGCGCACCATCTCGTGGGCCTTGTCGCTCCTTATCGGGAGCCTTTCACGCCGCTTGTCTCCGCTTTGTTGCATGAAGCAAGAACACTCGTTGAAGACGCAGAACTTTGA